Within Candidatus Dadabacteria bacterium, the genomic segment CACGACGTGAAGGCCGCTCCTAAAGCACCCGCAGCCGCCGCAAGCGAAGTCGTGACTATGACCAGTGAAATCAGTTCCGGATCCGCGCTCAGCACCGAACCGCCGTTAAAACCGAACCATCCCATCCAGAGCAAGAACACACCGATTGCAAGAAGCGGAAGAGAGTGACCCGGAATCGGCCTCATTGCTCCCGAGGCGAGATATTTCCCTATGCGCGGGCCAAGAAGATAGGCTCCGACAAGTCCTCCCCATCCTCCTACGCTGTGAACGAGCGTGGAACCGGCGAAATCGTAAAAACCCATCTGATCAAGCCATCCGCCGCCCCACTTCCAGGATCCAGCTATGGGATACACTATGGCGACGAATATGGTTGCGAAAATAAGGAAGCTTGAGAGCTTTATACGCTCGGCAACCGCTCCGGAGACAATCGTGGCCGCCGTTGCGGCAAACATTGCCTGGAATATGAAATCGGTGTAGTAGGTGTAGCCACCGTCTGCATACTCTATGAGCCCCTCAGCCCCGGCCGGTGCTGAAATACCGAAACCGGCAAACCCAAAGATGCCACCACCTATGAAATCCCCTGGGTACATAAGGTTAAAACCCATAAGGGCGTAAGTGAGAATGCCCGCCGAGATGATAAACGTGTTTTTAAACAGTATGTTTACCGTGTTCTTCGATCTGGTAAGTCCGGTCTCGAGACTGGCAAATCCGAGATGCATTATAAAGACAAGAAAAGTCGCAAGCAGCATCCACACGTTGTTCGCCACGAAAACAGAATGGGCCGCACCTTCTGACGCAAAAGCTGAATAGCCCCCCAGAACAACAAAAGCAAAAACCGAAAGAAACAGCACGCGGCTGCATCCGAAGGGTTTTCTTAAAAAATCTGCGATATTCATAACCAACTCCTCCATGTTTGGACAATTTTCTTCTCAATACCTTTTGCAATTAAGGGGCCATAAGACCAACAGACAGGAAGCACCCACTCTAACTCTCTGAAATAATTGGGGAAAAATAAATCCCCAACGGCTCGGGATTTTCAAGTAGACTTAGAGCCTGCAAACCATGCCTAAAAAATGTGCACAGTGTGCACCGAAAAAAACCGTTTAGAACAAAAATCGCTTGCAGGCGCAAAAAATGGAGACCGAAGTGATCACTTCCTTTAAAAACACAGAAAAATG encodes:
- the amt gene encoding ammonium transporter is translated as MNIADFLRKPFGCSRVLFLSVFAFVVLGGYSAFASEGAAHSVFVANNVWMLLATFLVFIMHLGFASLETGLTRSKNTVNILFKNTFIISAGILTYALMGFNLMYPGDFIGGGIFGFAGFGISAPAGAEGLIEYADGGYTYYTDFIFQAMFAATAATIVSGAVAERIKLSSFLIFATIFVAIVYPIAGSWKWGGGWLDQMGFYDFAGSTLVHSVGGWGGLVGAYLLGPRIGKYLASGAMRPIPGHSLPLLAIGVFLLWMGWFGFNGGSVLSADPELISLVIVTTSLAAAAGALGAAFTSWGTFKYPDLSMALNGVLAGLVGITAGADVVSPGEAVIIGLVAGIIVVFAVSFFDKIRIDDPVGAISVHLVCGIWGTLAVGIFGGPDFSFMVQLIGVLAYGVFTVVCAFIIFYAIKMAMGIRVSEEEERRGLDITEHGMESYPDFQSATQV